A window of Cydia pomonella isolate Wapato2018A chromosome 22, ilCydPomo1, whole genome shotgun sequence contains these coding sequences:
- the LOC133529959 gene encoding E3 ubiquitin-protein ligase MYLIP-like → MWLISQPNGVIQEVKAEPNSIGQQCLERLCEKLEIGAESDYFGLRVCPASGPSRWLNLRNPLDPHRIPGGRLDLRVKFWVPPHLLINEPTRHQFYLHAKLDLTEGRLVVADQEVARRIIAYIAQAETGDCDAEVPPTDIYAECDKIGPQGEKPDDHLEKIIEYHCEIAGMRASQAEYRLLKEISKLESFGEELFFCKPVTQLNNAHNLYSHLLYHAQQVEEPKTRDDQEIDGSGTVGCLATGQTGAGCGCRLSTCVGVGPHGIVVYRPACNGEQEIGVEKQSIPYTAIHRAQPMRRNFQLTYVTGEGHEATLHVKMATSGQAGAVYRAVTERHAFYCCETVRSDVTEQFIRDLKGTIASIFNDSTTLGRRYVFDIRRTCREVHDGARRAAHAHAHAHVAHAHAAHEPRARRRDAGTDNKESRGRSRSGGAALACRVCMDSAMDTLFLPCRHVVCCQECAPRCERCPLCRGEIEKTMHIFLPIEYQRSALLIDK, encoded by the exons TTATGCGAAAAGCTGGAGATTGGCGCCGAGTCCGACTACTTCGGGCTCCGCGTGTGCCCCGCCTCGGGGCCCAGTCGCTGGCTAAATCTGCGGAACCCACTCGACCCGCACCGCATCCCCGGAGGCCGCCTGGATCTCAGAGTCAAATTCTGGGTCCCTCCCCACCTCCTGATCAACGAACCCACCCGCCACCAGTTCTATCTTCACGCCAAGCTCGATCTCACCGAAGGCAGACTCGTCGTCGCCGACCAAGAAGTCGCCAGAAGAATCATAGCCTACATAGCGCAGGCGGAGACTGGCGActgcgatgccgaagtgccccCCACTGACATCTATGCTGAATGCGACAAAATCGGACCTCAAGGCGAGAAGCCTGACGATCATTTAGAGAAGATTATCGAATACCATTGCGAAATAGCCGGTATGCGCGCATCGCAGGCGGAATACAGGCTTCTAAAAGAGATATCGAAGCTGGAGTCGTTTGGGGAGGAGCTGTTTTTCTGCAAGCCGGTGACGCAGTTAAACAACGCTCACAACCTGTACAGTCACTTGCTGTATCATGCACAGCAAGTTGAGGAGCCTAAGACGCGCGACGATCAGGAGATAGACGGGAGTGGGACGGTGGGGTGCCTGGCCACGGGGCAGACGGGCGCGGGCTGCGGCTGCCGGCTCAGCACGTGTGTCGGCGTAGGACCACACGGCATCGTTGTGTACCGGCCTGCGTGCAACGGGGAACAGGAGATCGGAGTTGAAAAACAAAG CATCCCGTACACAGCGATCCACCGCGCGCAGCCAATGCGGCGCAACTTCCAGCTGACATACGTGACAGGGGAGGGACACGAAGCCACGCTTCACGTCAAGATGGCGACGTCCGGGCAGGCGGGCGCGGTTTATCGTGCTGTGACTGAGCGGCACGCGTTCTACTGCTGCGAGACTGTTCGAAGTGACGTCACGGAGCAGTTTATTAGGGATCTGAAG GGCACAATCGCGTCGATCTTCAACGACTCGACGACGCTGGGCCGGCGCTACGTGTTCGACATCCGGCGCACGTGCCGCGAGGTGCACGacggcgcgcgccgcgccgcgcacgcgcacgcgcacgcgcacgtcGCGCACGCGCACGCCGCGCAcgagccgcgcgcgcgccgccgggACGCCGGGACAGACAATAAG GAGTCCCGCGGCCGCTCCCgcagcggcggcgcggcgctggCGTGCCGCGTGTGCATGGACAGCGCCATGGACACGCTGTTCCTGCCCTGCCGACACGTGGTCTGCTGCCAGGAGTGCGCGCCtag ATGCGAACGATGCCCGCTGTGCCGCGGCGAGATCGAGAAAACGATGCACATATTCCTGCCCATCGAGTACCAGAGAAGCGCCCTGCTCATCGACAAATGA